CCGTTATGAAATCTCAAATACACTTGCGTTTCAACTCGGATTCAACAGCCAACCCGGGTTCCTGTTTAACTTAACCTTCGGCGGCGAGAAAGCACAGGAGATTGATGAGGGAAACCTGCTCTTTTAGGGTAAAAATCCGGAGAATTATCAAGGAAAAATTAAAAAAATGCGAGCAGTTGTCCAGCGCGTCAAATCAGCGAGTGTTAAAGTTGAGGGTGAACTCGTCTCTGAAATCGGGGCGGGGGTACTCGTCTTCCTCGGTATTGCCCATGACGATATCGCAACGGAACTGGAATATATCGCTAACAAGGTTGCTAACTTGCGTATCTTTGAAGACGAAGAAGGCAAGATGAATCGCTCACTGCTCGAAACCGGAGGGGCTGCCCTTGTCGTTTCGCAGTTCACGCTCTACGGTGATTGCCGCAAAGGCAGGCGACCGAGTTTTATCAACGCTGCCCGTCCCGAAGTCGCGAACACACTTTATGAGCAGTTCATCACTATCCTAAAACAGCAGAATATCCCAACACAAGGTGGCACCTTTCAGGCAATGATGGATGTGGAACTCATTAACGACGGTCCCGTCACCATTCTATTGGATAGCGACAAACAATTTTGAACCCGCATAGGTTTATCAATCAATTTTTCCTTTTTTCTATTACCTTGGGGTTCCGTCAGGTGGGTTTGATAGGTTGACGTTCCACTCCGTAGATCTCGAAGAAATACCCAAGAAAAAACCCCTCCATTACATTGTGGGTTACGGTTGCTTGCTATTTTCATCGGAACCCCGATTTTTTGATCAACAACTCGACCCCGAATATAATAGAGAAAGGCACGAGTTGTTGGTCAAAACGGAAAAATCGGCGAAGAAACCCAATATTTCAAAAAGTGCTATGTCCATAGGAGAAAATCATGGCTCGGAAAATGCGTCTCGGTTTAGGTCAATTCAGTGAACTCAGCGAAGAACGTTTGAAGTTTATCAAACAACTCGGTGTCGAAGATGTACTGCTCAACACAGCACAACTCCCCGGCACGGAGCGGTGGGAGTTTATGGATATCCTTCAACTTCGGACGGAGGTAGAAGATGCTGGGTTGCGATTAGCGGCACTTGAGAATGTGCCTGTCTCATTCTATGACAAAGCGATGCTCGGTTTGCCCGGGCGAGATGAACAGATTGAGAACATGACAACGACGATTCGGAACATCGGTAAGGCGGGTGTTGAGATTTTCGGATACCACTGGATGCCCAACGAAGTCTGGCGAACCTCCCGAACTACGCCGGGGAGAGGCGGTGCCGCCGTTACCAGTTTCGATATGGAGCAGGTTAAAGACGCGCCTCTAACGCATGGTCGTGTTTACAGTGAAGCCGAAATCTGGGAGAATTACGAGTACTACATGAACGCCATCCTACCCGTCGCAGAAGAGGCAAGCGTTAAACTCGCACTCCATCCCGACGATCCGCCCGTTGAATCCCTTGCGGGGGTGCCTCGCCTGTTCCGTAACTTTGAAGGTTTCAAACGCGGCATGGAAATTGCCGATAGTCCGATACATGGACTTGATTTCTGTGTCGGTTCTTGGTCTGAAATGGGACCGGGTGTTACGGACGCAATCCGTTACTTCGGCGAGCGTGATAAAATCTTCTATGTTCACTTCCGAGATGTGCAAGGGCATGTCCCAAAATTCGCTGAATCCTTCGTTAACAACGGCAATTGCGATATGTTTGACGTGATGCGCACACTCAAAGAGGTCGGCTTCACAGGTTTCATGATTACTGATCATGTGCCTCACATCGTAGATGACACAGGCTGGGGACACCGCGGACGCGCGTACGCCATCGGATACATGACAGCCTTCCTCGAAATCTTAACATCAACGTAGGGATGGAATGAAGAACTGACGCATTCTCTCTTAAAGTCCCCCTGATAAGGGGGATTTAGGGGGTTTGAAGGACGAAAAATTACCGCTTGCGTAAGTCCTGATAAATACAGATGGCAGATCAGCAGATGTCCCAAGATGAGTTCGCAGCATACATCGCTCGGAAAATTGAGGTATGTTATTTACAATCTCGTGCTCCACAATTGGTTGCACTAAGCGGGCCTGATTGTGCCGGAAAGTCAACCCTCGCTGTTGATGTGTGCAAACAACTGGATCGTCTGGATTTGACCATGAGCGTAAAATTGTGGTCAATGGATGCTTTCTTAATTCCGCGGCATCTTCGGACACCAAAAACGCCCGAATTTATGGAGTATTTTGAGTGTGCTTTTGACTATCCGAAGCTTGTAGAGACGCTTGAAACTGTGAGATCTCCTATGCTTTCAGTTGGTTCAAACAGCGCAGCGAAGAACACACCTGACATTGTTCTCGTTGAAGGGGTCTTTTTGCTACGGAAAGAACTTTATCACTGGTGGGATCTTACGGTCTGGTTAGAGGTGGATGCCTCTGTGATTATAAATCGAGCGATCAAGCGTGATAAGGAATACTTTGGTGATGAACCGACCGTGCAACGCGTTTATGAAAATAGATGTCTGCCGGCACAGGATTACCATATACGTCGAGATTTACCGAAGCAAAACGCTGACATCACTGCTACCTTTGAGGAAGGGTCGTGGACAGTACACACATCGTTAGCAACCAATTAGTGCTACCTTTGAAATGTATTGAAGGTGAAACACAGTAGCATAAAAGGAAAATGCTGTCATCGCCCATTTTCGATACGCGATTGAGGAATAAAAATTAAAGATGGATAAAAACAGCAACGATACGCGCGCTTCGGGAAAAAGGCAAAGGAAATGAAACATCCTGAATACATTGACACCATCAAGCAGGGGGACTGCATCGCGTTGATGTCCGAAATGCCGGATGAATGTGTTGACCTCATCATAACAGATCCACCTTTTGCCATCGACTTCAAAGCGACTCGCCATAACTATAACCGAAAAGGGGATCGTGTCCTTCAGGGTTACAACGAAATCGAAGGAAGGGACTATCTCGCTTTTACACTTGACTGGCTTTCCGCTGCAACAAGAGTCCTAAAGGATTCTGGTAGTATGTACGTCTTTTCCGGTTGGAACTATCTAAAAGACCTTCTCATAGCAATCGATCAGTGTCAACTTATCACAGTCAATCACCTTATTTGGAAATACCAGTTTGGTGTTGTTACCAAACGTAAGTACGTAACCTCTCACTACCACTGTCTCTTCTTGTGCAAAAACGATAAGAAACGCAAATTTTATCCCTATCGTCGATTTGACAAGGACGCAAAAACTGAAAACGGTGGATCGGCACACTACAAGGACAAAGAGGATGTCTGGGAAATCAAGAGAGAATATTGGCAAGGTGCAATCAAAACACCAACGAAATTGCCAGCAGAACTCATAGATAAAATCCTTGATTATTCCAGTGAAAAAGGCGATGTTGTTCTGGATCCGTTTTTAGGTTCCGGACAGGTTGCTGTTGTCAGCAAAATGAAGGGACGGCATTACATAGGCTTCGAGATCGTGCCAGCATATTACGAATTCG
The window above is part of the Candidatus Poribacteria bacterium genome. Proteins encoded here:
- the dtd gene encoding D-aminoacyl-tRNA deacylase; this translates as MRAVVQRVKSASVKVEGELVSEIGAGVLVFLGIAHDDIATELEYIANKVANLRIFEDEEGKMNRSLLETGGAALVVSQFTLYGDCRKGRRPSFINAARPEVANTLYEQFITILKQQNIPTQGGTFQAMMDVELINDGPVTILLDSDKQF
- a CDS encoding mannonate dehydratase, which produces MARKMRLGLGQFSELSEERLKFIKQLGVEDVLLNTAQLPGTERWEFMDILQLRTEVEDAGLRLAALENVPVSFYDKAMLGLPGRDEQIENMTTTIRNIGKAGVEIFGYHWMPNEVWRTSRTTPGRGGAAVTSFDMEQVKDAPLTHGRVYSEAEIWENYEYYMNAILPVAEEASVKLALHPDDPPVESLAGVPRLFRNFEGFKRGMEIADSPIHGLDFCVGSWSEMGPGVTDAIRYFGERDKIFYVHFRDVQGHVPKFAESFVNNGNCDMFDVMRTLKEVGFTGFMITDHVPHIVDDTGWGHRGRAYAIGYMTAFLEILTST
- a CDS encoding site-specific DNA-methyltransferase — encoded protein: MKHPEYIDTIKQGDCIALMSEMPDECVDLIITDPPFAIDFKATRHNYNRKGDRVLQGYNEIEGRDYLAFTLDWLSAATRVLKDSGSMYVFSGWNYLKDLLIAIDQCQLITVNHLIWKYQFGVVTKRKYVTSHYHCLFLCKNDKKRKFYPYRRFDKDAKTENGGSAHYKDKEDVWEIKREYWQGAIKTPTKLPAELIDKILDYSSEKGDVVLDPFLGSGQVAVVSKMKGRHYIGFEIVPAYYEFALDRLKSGKYLIQKTEEEPVWNLFDEEM